Proteins encoded within one genomic window of Candidatus Zymogenaceae bacterium:
- the pstS gene encoding phosphate ABC transporter substrate-binding protein PstS has protein sequence MKRALILVGVAAVLFFGFACSDGSVPEVSDIRGAGATFPYPLYAKMFDEYNSIFGVRVNYQGIGSSGGIKELLNKTVDFGGTDAFMTDAMLEETGGEIVHVPTCLGAVAVTYNLPNGTPILLSQDVLADIFLGKIERWNDERIASVNEGVELPDLLVIVVHRSDGSGTTNIFTDFLTSVSPEWADTVGVGKSVEWPAGIGAAKNSGVAGMIKETPGAVGYVELAYAVENDMAVALIENRSGNFPDPTRLDTVRTAAGDIPDDTRISLVNTTAVDGYPIAGFTWIILFRELNYDGRTREDARALVDLLWWMIHDGQIYCESLLYAPLSDDAVEKAEGIIKSITYDGEPLLQ, from the coding sequence ATGAAAAGAGCACTCATATTGGTGGGCGTCGCCGCCGTTTTGTTTTTCGGTTTCGCGTGCAGCGACGGGTCGGTTCCGGAGGTGTCGGACATCCGGGGCGCCGGGGCGACCTTCCCCTATCCACTCTACGCCAAGATGTTCGACGAGTACAACAGCATCTTCGGCGTCAGGGTTAATTATCAGGGTATCGGCTCCAGCGGTGGCATCAAGGAGCTTCTCAATAAAACCGTGGACTTCGGCGGCACCGACGCCTTCATGACCGATGCCATGCTGGAGGAGACCGGGGGAGAGATCGTACACGTCCCCACCTGCCTGGGCGCGGTGGCGGTCACATACAACCTCCCGAACGGGACGCCGATTCTGCTCTCCCAGGATGTGCTCGCAGACATCTTCCTGGGAAAGATCGAGAGATGGAACGACGAGCGCATCGCCTCTGTGAATGAGGGAGTCGAGCTTCCCGACCTCCTCGTCATTGTGGTGCACCGGTCCGACGGCAGCGGCACGACGAACATCTTCACCGATTTTTTAACCAGCGTCAGTCCCGAATGGGCGGATACGGTGGGTGTGGGGAAATCGGTTGAATGGCCCGCGGGGATCGGCGCCGCCAAGAACAGCGGCGTCGCCGGCATGATTAAGGAGACCCCCGGCGCCGTCGGCTACGTAGAGCTGGCCTACGCCGTCGAGAACGATATGGCGGTGGCCCTGATCGAGAACAGAAGCGGGAACTTTCCGGACCCGACACGGCTCGACACCGTCCGGACAGCGGCGGGTGATATCCCCGACGACACCCGGATATCCTTGGTGAATACAACGGCGGTTGACGGCTACCCGATTGCGGGATTCACCTGGATCATCCTCTTTCGGGAGCTAAATTACGACGGCAGAACCAGGGAAGACGCGAGGGCCCTGGTTGATCTCCTGTGGTGGATGATCCATGACGGACAGATATACTGCGAATCGCTCTTGTACGCACCCCTTTCAGACGACGCCGTCGAAAAGGCCGAGGGTATCATCAAAAGCATTACATACGACGGAGAGCCGCTTCTCCAATAG
- a CDS encoding DUF1318 domain-containing protein, which translates to MYKKIALVFTVCFMLVTACVTVNIYFPAEAVRRAADEIVDDVYESDDAVSLPVLLKTAWAELRTGAMLTGLFVETAFAQDVDIDINTPAISAIRSSLEGRSPLLRPYYTGGNIGITNRGYLEIRSMTGLDVKSQADLKGLVNADNNDRKNLYYEIAVANSFGSEAVPQIETLFADSWRTKASPGWVIQNDDGSWTTK; encoded by the coding sequence ATGTATAAAAAAATCGCACTGGTCTTCACCGTCTGTTTCATGCTCGTCACGGCCTGCGTGACGGTGAATATCTACTTCCCCGCCGAGGCCGTCCGCCGGGCGGCGGACGAGATCGTCGACGACGTCTATGAGTCCGACGACGCTGTGTCGCTTCCCGTTCTCCTCAAGACGGCGTGGGCGGAGCTTCGCACCGGGGCGATGCTCACGGGCCTTTTCGTGGAGACGGCGTTCGCCCAGGATGTGGATATCGACATCAACACACCGGCCATCAGCGCCATCCGCTCATCCTTGGAGGGCCGCTCGCCGCTGCTTCGGCCCTACTACACAGGCGGCAACATCGGTATCACCAACCGGGGGTATCTGGAAATCAGGTCCATGACCGGGCTCGACGTCAAGTCCCAGGCGGACCTGAAGGGGCTGGTGAACGCGGACAATAACGACCGGAAGAACCTCTACTACGAAATCGCAGTGGCCAACAGCTTCGGGTCAGAGGCAGTCCCCCAGATCGAGACGCTCTTTGCCGACAGCTGGCGGACGAAGGCCTCCCCCGGCTGGGTGATCCAGAACGACGACGGAAGCTGGACGACGAAATAG
- the amrB gene encoding AmmeMemoRadiSam system protein B, with protein MKRLIDRPARYGRIMLLVITAIAFGCSACGAEVREAAVAGMFYPADPDELADLIDGYLADAPDVAVSGPVAAVIAPHAGYIYSGAIAAAAYRYIDTTGYDTVIVIAPSHHLSFDGVSVNDTGSYETPLGRIPLDMELIEAIRNNGARIDYAAGAHVKEHAVEVQLPFLQRVLGDFELVPMVMGSQDYDLCVETARAIADAVEESGKRVLLVASTDLSHYHSHDEAMILDGVFRDMVIANNPAGLYDALLRGSCEACGAGPVISVMLAANRLGACDVIETDSGDSAKASGDYSRVVGYFSAVIAETDGDCPDPIGNQDIPLTDDDKKMLLTIARTAIECGLTGDPIPEFDVSSPALTQLLGAFVTLKNDNDLRGCIGYTGQDMPLYLVVMKMAPAAAFHDPRFFPVTEKELKDITIEISVLSSLSPISSTDDIEIGVHGLVIEKGYAMGLLLPQVPVEQGWDRDEYLKGLCRKAGLSSDAWMDDDVKLSWFTANVFSDEDF; from the coding sequence ATGAAGCGGCTCATCGATCGACCGGCGAGATACGGACGTATCATGCTCCTTGTGATAACGGCGATCGCCTTCGGCTGTTCCGCCTGCGGGGCGGAGGTGCGCGAGGCCGCCGTCGCCGGGATGTTCTACCCGGCGGACCCCGACGAGCTGGCGGATCTCATAGACGGCTACCTCGCGGACGCCCCGGACGTTGCCGTTTCGGGGCCGGTGGCGGCGGTCATCGCCCCCCACGCCGGATACATCTACTCGGGGGCCATCGCGGCGGCGGCATATCGGTATATCGATACGACCGGGTATGACACCGTCATCGTCATCGCCCCGAGCCATCATCTCTCCTTCGACGGCGTGTCCGTAAACGATACGGGTTCCTACGAGACCCCCCTGGGACGGATACCCCTGGATATGGAGCTGATCGAGGCGATACGAAACAACGGGGCGAGGATAGACTACGCCGCCGGGGCCCACGTGAAGGAGCACGCCGTGGAGGTGCAGCTCCCGTTTCTCCAGAGGGTCCTGGGCGATTTTGAGCTGGTGCCGATGGTGATGGGCAGCCAGGACTACGACCTGTGCGTGGAGACGGCCCGGGCTATCGCCGATGCGGTGGAAGAGTCCGGCAAACGGGTGCTGCTGGTGGCCAGCACTGATCTCTCCCACTATCACAGCCACGACGAGGCAATGATACTGGACGGGGTTTTCAGGGATATGGTGATCGCAAACAACCCGGCGGGCCTCTATGACGCGCTGCTCCGGGGATCATGCGAGGCGTGCGGCGCCGGGCCCGTCATCAGTGTGATGTTGGCTGCGAATCGTTTGGGCGCCTGCGACGTGATCGAAACGGACTCGGGAGACAGCGCGAAAGCATCCGGCGATTACAGCCGGGTGGTGGGGTACTTCTCCGCCGTAATCGCAGAGACAGACGGTGACTGCCCCGACCCGATCGGGAATCAGGACATACCGCTTACCGATGACGACAAGAAGATGCTTCTCACCATTGCCCGCACCGCAATCGAGTGCGGCCTCACCGGCGACCCGATACCCGAGTTCGATGTCTCCTCCCCGGCCCTCACCCAGCTTCTGGGGGCGTTCGTGACCCTCAAGAACGACAATGACCTCCGAGGCTGTATCGGCTATACCGGCCAGGATATGCCGCTCTATCTTGTGGTCATGAAGATGGCGCCGGCGGCGGCGTTTCACGACCCGAGGTTCTTCCCGGTGACCGAAAAGGAGCTCAAGGACATCACCATAGAGATCTCCGTCCTCTCAAGCCTCTCGCCGATTTCCTCGACGGACGATATCGAGATCGGCGTTCACGGCCTGGTCATCGAGAAGGGCTACGCGATGGGGCTGTTGCTCCCCCAGGTGCCGGTGGAACAGGGCTGGGACCGGGACGAGTACCTCAAGGGGCTCTGCCGCAAGGCCGGCCTATCGTCGGACGCCTGGATGGACGACGACGTGAAGCTCTCCTGGTTCACGGCGAATGTCTTTTCCGATGAGGACTTTTAA
- the amrS gene encoding AmmeMemoRadiSam system radical SAM enzyme: MPDRTRNPIEAQKIDPAVCLTRRCFLRGVSVSALCLASLGLPVCTRAQGDRPGGADEVEDVTGPTRGYIEAVESPYYMPLSDDRVMCLLCPRGCTVEEGGRGYCEVRENRGGAYYSLVYANPCTYHVDPIEKKPLFHVLPGTGSFSIATAGCNLTCKFCQNFDISQALPEDTLNYHMPPRTLAKMAGDYLCKSVAYTYVEPTIFFEYMIDCAREVKSAGLINVMHSNGYINPTPRSELAEYLTAANIDLKGFSDSFYAEMSEGTLAPVLDSIAGYKKEGVHVEITNLVIPTKNDDMAMIREMAQWIRDDVGSDTPLHFSRFHPEYQLMNIPNTPVETLAEAHAVAKEEGLEYVYIGNVPGNKYESTYCPKCGENILFRAGYFVGEVKIDDGKCRFCGYPIHGVWEMPKS, translated from the coding sequence ATGCCGGATCGCACCCGGAATCCAATCGAAGCGCAAAAGATCGACCCCGCCGTTTGTCTGACCCGTCGGTGCTTTCTCCGGGGCGTGTCGGTGTCGGCCCTGTGTCTCGCATCGCTGGGCCTCCCGGTATGCACCCGGGCCCAGGGCGATAGACCCGGCGGCGCCGATGAGGTGGAAGATGTCACCGGGCCAACCCGGGGCTACATCGAAGCGGTGGAGTCTCCCTATTACATGCCGCTCTCCGACGATCGGGTGATGTGTCTCCTCTGTCCCCGGGGGTGCACGGTGGAGGAGGGGGGGCGGGGATACTGCGAGGTCAGGGAGAACCGTGGTGGCGCGTACTATTCCTTGGTGTACGCCAATCCCTGTACTTATCATGTGGACCCCATCGAGAAAAAGCCGCTCTTTCACGTGCTTCCCGGCACTGGGTCCTTTTCCATCGCCACCGCGGGATGCAACCTGACCTGCAAGTTCTGCCAGAACTTCGATATTTCCCAGGCCCTGCCGGAAGACACATTGAATTATCACATGCCCCCCCGGACCCTCGCGAAGATGGCGGGGGACTACCTCTGTAAATCCGTAGCATATACCTACGTGGAGCCGACGATCTTCTTTGAATACATGATCGACTGCGCCCGGGAGGTGAAATCGGCGGGCCTGATAAACGTCATGCACTCGAACGGCTACATCAACCCCACGCCCAGAAGCGAACTGGCCGAATACCTGACCGCCGCCAATATCGACCTGAAGGGATTTTCCGATTCCTTCTACGCCGAGATGAGCGAGGGGACCCTTGCGCCGGTGCTCGATTCCATCGCCGGATACAAGAAGGAGGGCGTGCATGTGGAGATCACGAACCTCGTCATCCCCACCAAAAACGACGACATGGCGATGATCCGGGAGATGGCCCAATGGATACGAGACGATGTGGGGAGTGACACGCCGCTTCACTTCTCCCGGTTTCATCCCGAGTATCAGCTCATGAACATCCCCAACACGCCTGTGGAAACCCTGGCGGAGGCCCACGCCGTGGCGAAGGAGGAGGGGCTGGAGTATGTCTATATCGGCAATGTTCCCGGCAACAAGTATGAGTCCACCTACTGTCCCAAGTGCGGGGAGAACATACTCTTTCGGGCGGGGTACTTCGTGGGCGAGGTGAAGATAGACGACGGAAAATGCCGCTTCTGCGGCTATCCGATCCATGGTGTGTGGGAGATGCCGAAGTCATAG
- a CDS encoding patatin-like phospholipase family protein, whose protein sequence is MPHALNIFAGPSARAVILERGLTHGDVTAVTGAAGGPKWLAVSGLDRALFGSFLKTAEHPIDLVGASAGAWRFASLAQGTHADPLFAYDRFEEAYITQDYTAYPDGPTARDVTGEGVKILDAFFRENSAEHILTHPVFRLSVLAVISLGPVKSDNGRILGPAMLLAGASSMISRNLLGCFFHRAVFHDRRCTPPFPGCDGRPDAIRSVVIALTKKNLRPAVLASGSIPVVMEGVTDIPDAPEGTYRDGGLIDYHVTIPEKDGGVVIFPHYTNRIIPGWFDKFHPRRTPPRSHVDRLLMLCPSPEFVSRLPYGKIPDRKDFKRFIEHDADRIAYWRRVVSECRRLGDEFLGLVDTGRIIDRIRPL, encoded by the coding sequence ATGCCCCATGCCCTGAACATTTTCGCCGGACCTTCGGCGCGGGCCGTAATCCTCGAGCGGGGGCTTACACACGGAGATGTTACCGCCGTCACGGGCGCCGCAGGCGGCCCGAAATGGCTTGCCGTCAGCGGCCTGGACCGGGCCCTCTTCGGATCATTCTTGAAAACGGCCGAACACCCCATAGACCTGGTGGGGGCGTCGGCGGGGGCGTGGCGCTTCGCCTCCCTTGCCCAAGGAACACACGCGGATCCCCTTTTTGCATACGACAGATTCGAAGAGGCGTATATCACACAGGACTATACCGCCTATCCCGACGGCCCCACCGCCCGGGATGTGACCGGTGAGGGCGTGAAAATCCTCGACGCCTTCTTCCGGGAAAACTCTGCCGAGCACATCCTCACCCACCCGGTCTTTCGGCTCTCGGTGCTGGCGGTCATCTCCCTGGGGCCTGTGAAATCCGACAACGGCCGCATTCTGGGCCCGGCAATGCTCCTCGCGGGTGCTTCGAGCATGATATCCCGAAATCTCCTGGGGTGTTTCTTCCACCGGGCGGTGTTTCACGATCGGCGCTGCACACCTCCCTTCCCGGGATGCGACGGCCGTCCCGACGCCATACGGTCGGTGGTGATCGCGCTCACGAAAAAAAACCTCCGCCCGGCGGTGCTGGCGTCGGGCTCCATCCCGGTGGTGATGGAGGGTGTCACGGACATCCCCGACGCACCGGAGGGAACCTACCGGGACGGGGGGCTTATCGACTATCACGTCACGATACCCGAGAAAGACGGCGGCGTCGTCATCTTTCCCCACTACACGAACCGCATTATCCCCGGCTGGTTCGACAAGTTCCACCCCCGGCGCACCCCTCCCCGGAGTCACGTCGATCGGCTCCTGATGCTCTGCCCCTCACCGGAATTCGTCTCCCGGCTTCCCTATGGGAAGATACCGGATCGAAAGGATTTCAAGAGGTTCATCGAACACGATGCCGATCGAATCGCCTATTGGCGACGCGTCGTCTCCGAGTGCAGGCGACTGGGCGATGAGTTCTTGGGGCTGGTGGATACCGGAAGGATTATAGACCGCATTCGACCGCTATAA
- a CDS encoding zinc ribbon domain-containing protein codes for MPIYEYACDECGCEFETLVMSSTEEVTCSACGSIKLTKKMSGFAARTKGSDGAVASTTSGCASCASKNCSSCG; via the coding sequence ATGCCCATATACGAATACGCCTGCGACGAGTGCGGATGTGAGTTTGAAACGCTGGTGATGTCTTCCACCGAAGAGGTGACGTGCAGCGCCTGCGGCTCAATCAAGCTGACGAAAAAGATGTCCGGATTTGCGGCACGGACGAAGGGGAGCGACGGCGCCGTCGCCTCCACGACGTCGGGCTGCGCCAGCTGCGCGTCCAAGAACTGCTCCTCCTGTGGTTAG
- a CDS encoding fused MFS/spermidine synthase, with translation MSSHHTASKKDIRLIVSCLGFLAASAQIILLREMMVFFYGNELSTGIVLMIWLLWTALGSYAGTLLSGRPRQSARSTHRRALFPGLLATLGVLAPLTIILVRISKTLLGISQGEIIGIGATALITLVSLFPFCFTGGLLFPHIVDALVSETDRGDAPRIAYLYESMGSVIGGAATSLILVRFFDALAVAFILGAVSLAAAVTILFLKKRTCLCFVTGLFFLFFAIQIVSPVPDIDRITRTFQWRGFDVAASEDSIYGNLTVTRAGTQTTLYDNGVLSFSHPDVIASELSVTYPMLIHPDPARVLLVGGGVASSLSEILEYPTVLEVDYVELDPLLIDLAVTHLPPGTTESLKDPRVRVLHTDGRRFIKTIDSAYDVIIINVADPINARINRYYTEEFLRETSRILAPNGIVSLSVSGSEEIISPTCASFLGCMAKTVDRVYPKRIVIPGERVFFIMGGDEASLTVDPDVLTDRMHERGIENLFVTEYYLPYALSVERIAYINSVIDTAPHTRSNTDTEPIAFLYDMILWSLSFTPRTKLAILELSSVTVSRVLAALGIATFLWLCAIMIGGRLRSRRAVVYLSLGPSVLTAGFTEIALEVIIIVAFQTIYGYVYYQVGLIVTAFMAGLATGSIITGKMSGKEGPGGWRRLLIVQICYAVYGLLIILVIYAASTMNPQTLPWGALSICFITLNFIGGVLGGVHFVFASRLVSRNGASPGFSGGWVYGTDLLGSSLGALLATAFFIPILGLPQTAAAVGAINLFAALLILCGSVSHRLPVRDGSQSHSRR, from the coding sequence ATGTCCTCCCACCATACTGCATCGAAAAAAGACATCCGCCTGATCGTCTCCTGCCTTGGATTTCTGGCGGCGTCCGCCCAGATCATACTCCTCAGGGAGATGATGGTCTTTTTCTACGGGAACGAACTCTCCACCGGCATCGTCTTGATGATCTGGCTTTTGTGGACGGCCCTGGGGAGCTATGCGGGAACACTCCTCTCCGGACGACCCCGACAATCGGCCCGTTCGACGCACCGCCGCGCCCTCTTCCCGGGACTGCTTGCAACTCTCGGGGTGCTGGCCCCCCTCACGATCATCCTGGTTCGGATATCAAAAACACTCCTCGGCATCTCCCAGGGGGAAATCATCGGCATCGGCGCAACGGCGCTGATCACCCTGGTTTCACTCTTCCCGTTCTGTTTCACTGGCGGTCTTTTATTCCCCCACATTGTCGACGCCCTGGTTTCCGAGACCGATCGGGGGGATGCGCCGAGGATCGCGTATCTGTATGAATCCATGGGTTCGGTGATCGGCGGCGCCGCGACAAGCCTCATCCTCGTACGCTTCTTCGACGCCCTCGCCGTCGCCTTCATCCTGGGGGCCGTCTCCCTCGCTGCGGCGGTGACCATTCTTTTTCTGAAAAAAAGGACCTGCCTCTGCTTCGTCACGGGGCTTTTCTTTCTCTTTTTCGCCATCCAGATCGTCAGTCCCGTGCCGGATATCGACCGCATCACCCGCACGTTCCAGTGGCGGGGGTTCGACGTTGCGGCGTCGGAAGACTCCATCTACGGCAACCTCACCGTGACCCGGGCGGGCACACAGACGACCCTCTACGACAACGGCGTCCTCTCGTTCAGCCACCCAGACGTCATCGCCTCGGAGCTGTCGGTCACCTACCCCATGCTCATCCACCCCGATCCCGCCCGGGTGCTGCTGGTGGGCGGCGGGGTGGCCTCGTCGCTCTCCGAGATACTCGAGTACCCGACTGTTTTGGAGGTGGACTACGTGGAGCTGGACCCGCTGTTGATCGATCTTGCCGTCACCCACCTGCCGCCGGGTACGACAGAGAGCCTGAAAGATCCGAGGGTTCGGGTCCTCCACACCGACGGCCGGCGGTTCATCAAGACGATCGATTCGGCCTACGATGTGATCATCATCAATGTCGCGGACCCCATCAACGCCCGCATCAACCGCTACTACACCGAGGAGTTTCTCCGGGAGACGTCCCGCATCCTGGCCCCCAATGGTATTGTGTCGCTCTCCGTAAGCGGGTCGGAGGAGATCATCAGCCCCACGTGCGCGTCTTTTTTGGGATGCATGGCGAAAACCGTCGATCGGGTGTACCCGAAGAGAATCGTCATTCCGGGGGAGCGGGTCTTTTTCATCATGGGAGGTGATGAAGCCTCCCTCACCGTCGATCCCGATGTCCTCACCGACCGTATGCATGAGCGGGGGATCGAGAATCTATTCGTGACGGAGTACTACCTCCCCTACGCCCTCAGTGTTGAGCGGATTGCATATATCAATTCTGTTATTGACACCGCCCCCCACACCCGGTCCAACACCGACACCGAGCCCATCGCCTTCCTGTACGACATGATCCTGTGGAGTCTCTCATTCACCCCCCGGACGAAGCTCGCCATACTGGAGCTGTCGTCGGTTACCGTGAGCCGGGTACTTGCAGCACTGGGAATCGCCACGTTCCTGTGGCTCTGTGCGATCATGATCGGCGGACGCCTGAGATCGAGGCGGGCGGTGGTGTACCTCTCCCTGGGTCCGTCCGTGCTGACGGCCGGCTTCACCGAGATCGCCCTCGAGGTGATCATCATCGTCGCCTTTCAGACGATATACGGCTACGTCTACTACCAGGTGGGCCTGATCGTCACGGCGTTTATGGCGGGCCTTGCCACAGGAAGCATCATTACGGGGAAAATGAGCGGGAAGGAAGGACCGGGGGGGTGGAGACGTCTCCTCATCGTCCAGATATGCTATGCCGTGTATGGTCTATTGATCATCCTGGTGATATACGCGGCGTCGACGATGAATCCTCAAACTCTTCCCTGGGGGGCGTTGAGCATCTGTTTCATCACCCTCAACTTCATCGGCGGTGTGCTGGGGGGTGTTCATTTTGTCTTCGCATCACGGCTCGTCTCCCGCAACGGCGCGTCCCCCGGCTTCTCCGGAGGGTGGGTGTACGGCACGGATCTGTTGGGGTCTTCGTTAGGGGCGCTTTTGGCCACCGCCTTTTTCATCCCGATACTGGGACTCCCCCAAACCGCCGCCGCGGTGGGGGCGATCAACCTCTTCGCGGCCCTCCTGATTCTCTGTGGAAGTGTGTCGCACCGACTCCCTGTGCGGGATGGATCACAATCCCATTCCCGTCGATGA
- a CDS encoding leucine--tRNA ligase, with amino-acid sequence MEPTKKYDPAQVESRWQRYWDEHKIFNVTRDDNREKYYILEMFPYPSGKIHMGHVRNYSITDVVARNKMMRGYNVMHPMGWDAFGMPAENAAIQSGVHPAKFTYENIEYMKRQLMAMGFSYDWDRELATCDPEYYRWEQWLFIKMLKEGLAYQKKSPVNWCETCQTVLANEQVISGRCWRCDGEVITREINGWFFKITEFADELLEELDRMPGWPERVLTMQHNWIGKSFGAEIRFPLEKGDGYIPVFTTRQDTIFGATFMVLAPEHPLTRELSRGTEQEGEVDAFVERMLATDKIKRSSEDYEKEGVFVGAYCMNPFTSARMPIFAANFALMEYGTGAVMAVPSHDQRDFEFAKKYDLPIIVVITPSDKTLSADELDEAYVEDGVLVNSGRFDGMENRAAMDAIIEDLKKKGLGDKTVNYRLRDWGISRQRYWGAPIPVIYCDNCGVVPVPEEELPVILPTDVSFRVEGGSPLQDLDSFVNVICPSCGNDARRETDTMDTFVESSWYYIRYACPDYDKGMVDPERVDYWLPVDQYIGGIEHAILHLLYSRFYTRVMKRFGMVKFTEPFTNLLTQGMVIKDGAKMSKSKGNVVDPEEMIKKYGADTTRLFMLFASPPERELEWNDQAVEGAFRFLGRLWRAVYENLDLIEKKDASQKPEAVDPADLSEGAVALRRKTHQTIRKVTEDIEERFHFNTAVAAVMELVNEVYGFIAGIENRDAVSDKDALVLADALEKSVVLLSPAVPHITEELWEALGNEPSVVQVPWPEFDADLAKEDEITIVVQVNGKVRSRLVVGADAADDRIRELALADEKTKKYIDGMNVKKVVVVPKKLVNVVVAK; translated from the coding sequence ATGGAGCCTACGAAAAAATATGACCCGGCCCAGGTGGAATCCCGCTGGCAGCGGTACTGGGATGAACACAAGATATTCAATGTGACGCGGGACGACAATCGGGAGAAATATTACATACTGGAGATGTTTCCATACCCATCCGGAAAAATCCACATGGGTCACGTGCGTAATTATTCCATCACCGACGTCGTCGCCCGGAACAAGATGATGCGGGGATACAACGTGATGCATCCGATGGGGTGGGACGCCTTCGGCATGCCCGCGGAGAACGCCGCCATCCAAAGCGGCGTGCATCCTGCGAAATTCACCTACGAAAATATCGAATACATGAAGCGCCAGCTGATGGCCATGGGATTTTCCTATGACTGGGATCGGGAGCTGGCAACCTGCGACCCGGAGTATTACCGGTGGGAGCAGTGGCTCTTCATCAAGATGCTCAAGGAGGGGCTGGCATACCAGAAGAAATCCCCCGTCAATTGGTGCGAGACCTGCCAAACGGTGCTGGCGAATGAGCAGGTGATTTCGGGACGATGCTGGCGATGCGACGGTGAGGTCATCACCAGGGAGATCAACGGCTGGTTTTTCAAGATCACCGAATTCGCAGACGAACTGTTGGAAGAGCTGGACCGGATGCCCGGCTGGCCCGAGCGGGTGCTGACCATGCAGCACAACTGGATCGGAAAGAGCTTCGGCGCAGAGATCCGCTTTCCCCTGGAGAAAGGGGACGGGTACATCCCGGTGTTCACCACCCGGCAGGACACAATCTTCGGCGCCACGTTCATGGTCCTCGCCCCGGAACATCCCCTCACACGGGAGCTTTCCCGGGGGACGGAGCAGGAGGGCGAGGTGGACGCGTTCGTCGAGCGGATGCTGGCGACGGACAAAATCAAGCGTTCTTCGGAGGACTACGAGAAGGAGGGTGTCTTCGTCGGCGCCTACTGTATGAATCCCTTCACATCGGCCCGGATGCCCATCTTCGCCGCAAACTTCGCCCTGATGGAATACGGCACCGGCGCGGTCATGGCGGTGCCCTCCCACGACCAGCGGGACTTCGAGTTCGCGAAGAAGTACGATCTCCCGATCATCGTGGTCATCACACCATCGGACAAAACGCTCAGCGCGGATGAGCTCGACGAGGCGTACGTGGAAGACGGGGTGCTGGTCAACTCCGGTCGATTCGACGGCATGGAAAACCGGGCCGCCATGGACGCCATCATCGAAGACCTCAAGAAAAAAGGGTTGGGGGATAAGACCGTCAACTACAGGCTCAGGGATTGGGGGATCTCCCGGCAGCGATACTGGGGTGCGCCCATCCCGGTGATATACTGCGACAACTGCGGCGTGGTGCCGGTGCCGGAGGAGGAACTGCCGGTCATCCTTCCCACCGATGTATCGTTTCGGGTGGAGGGTGGATCGCCCCTGCAAGACCTGGATTCCTTCGTCAATGTGATATGTCCCTCCTGCGGAAATGATGCCCGGCGGGAGACCGATACCATGGACACCTTCGTGGAGTCGTCGTGGTACTATATCAGATATGCCTGTCCAGATTACGATAAGGGGATGGTGGATCCCGAGCGTGTCGATTACTGGCTGCCGGTGGATCAGTACATCGGCGGCATCGAGCACGCGATCCTGCATCTCCTCTACTCCCGATTCTATACCCGGGTGATGAAGCGTTTCGGGATGGTCAAGTTCACGGAACCCTTCACCAATCTCCTGACACAGGGAATGGTCATCAAGGACGGGGCGAAGATGAGCAAATCCAAGGGGAACGTGGTGGACCCCGAGGAGATGATTAAAAAGTACGGCGCCGATACCACCCGGCTCTTTATGCTGTTCGCGTCTCCCCCGGAGAGGGAACTGGAGTGGAACGACCAGGCGGTGGAGGGGGCGTTTCGCTTCCTGGGTCGCTTGTGGCGGGCGGTGTACGAGAACCTCGACCTGATTGAAAAGAAAGACGCATCCCAAAAGCCCGAGGCGGTCGACCCGGCCGACCTTTCGGAGGGGGCGGTCGCCCTTCGTCGGAAGACCCACCAGACCATCAGGAAGGTCACTGAGGATATCGAGGAACGCTTCCATTTCAACACCGCCGTCGCCGCGGTCATGGAGCTGGTAAACGAGGTGTATGGTTTCATCGCTGGCATTGAAAACCGGGACGCCGTATCCGATAAGGACGCCCTGGTGCTGGCCGACGCTCTGGAGAAATCGGTCGTGCTTCTCTCTCCCGCGGTGCCCCATATCACAGAGGAGCTGTGGGAGGCCCTGGGAAATGAGCCGAGCGTCGTTCAGGTTCCTTGGCCGGAGTTCGATGCGGATCTCGCCAAGGAGGATGAGATTACCATCGTCGTCCAGGTCAACGGGAAGGTCAGGAGCAGGCTGGTTGTGGGCGCGGATGCCGCAGACGATCGGATTCGGGAGCTTGCCCTCGCCGATGAAAAGACGAAAAAATATATCGACGGCATGAACGTCAAGAAGGTTGTCGTCGTCCCGAAAAAACTGGTGAACGTGGTGGTGGCGAAGTAG